A part of Aegilops tauschii subsp. strangulata cultivar AL8/78 chromosome 2, Aet v6.0, whole genome shotgun sequence genomic DNA contains:
- the LOC109762831 gene encoding wound-induced basic protein produces MIYDVNSPLFRSFLSQKGGASSDKRKMEEQKPKDQRFKANENKPVMNE; encoded by the exons ATGATCTACGACGTGAACTCCCCACTGTTCCGCTCCTTCCTCAGCCAGAAGGGCGGCGCGTCCTCCGACAAGAG GAAAATGGAAGAGCAGAAGCCGAAGGACCAGAGGTTCAAGGCCAACGAGAACAAGCCTGTAATGAACGAATGA